The proteins below come from a single Acidobacteriota bacterium genomic window:
- a CDS encoding SDR family oxidoreductase: MPTYLVTGGAGFIGSNIINELVRRGETVRVLDNLATGHIENLATVREKIQWHEADIRNLASIRPDFEGVDYVIHLAAIPSVPRSVEDPLTSNSVNIDGTLNVLLAARDAGAKRMVFSASSAAYGDHPALPRVETQEPRPLSPYALTKLTGEYYCRIFTHVYGLETVSLRYFNIFGPRQSPDSPYSGVLSLFISAYVSGQIPTILGDGEQSRDFTYVDNAVDATLRACTAPKASGQVINVGTGERHTLNETIQTLNRIFGRQVAPHYGAARAGDVQHSHADISLARKLLGYEPGVRFEEGLKKTVDWFRSSRSS; the protein is encoded by the coding sequence ATGCCCACCTATCTGGTTACTGGAGGAGCAGGCTTCATCGGCTCCAACATTATCAATGAGCTCGTGAGGCGCGGTGAAACAGTCCGCGTTCTTGACAATCTTGCCACCGGCCATATCGAAAACCTCGCCACGGTCAGGGAAAAAATCCAGTGGCATGAAGCCGACATCCGTAATCTTGCGAGCATCCGGCCTGATTTCGAAGGCGTGGACTATGTGATACACCTGGCGGCTATCCCCTCGGTGCCCCGCTCAGTTGAGGACCCGCTAACGTCCAACTCTGTCAACATAGATGGTACCCTGAATGTCCTGCTGGCCGCACGCGACGCCGGTGCAAAAAGAATGGTGTTTTCAGCATCCTCCGCGGCGTACGGCGACCATCCTGCGCTTCCGCGCGTGGAGACGCAGGAACCGCGCCCGCTTTCCCCTTACGCGCTGACCAAACTCACGGGCGAGTACTACTGCAGGATCTTTACGCATGTCTACGGCCTTGAGACGGTGTCGCTTCGCTACTTCAATATCTTCGGGCCGCGGCAGAGCCCGGACTCGCCTTACTCAGGGGTGCTGTCACTTTTCATCTCGGCCTATGTGAGCGGGCAAATCCCCACCATTCTGGGCGATGGCGAGCAGTCCCGCGATTTCACCTATGTCGATAACGCTGTTGACGCCACGCTGCGCGCCTGTACTGCCCCCAAAGCGTCCGGCCAGGTCATCAACGTCGGGACCGGAGAGCGTCACACGCTGAATGAAACCATCCAAACCCTGAACAGGATTTTCGGCCGGCAGGTTGCCCCGCATTACGGCGCGGCGCGGGCAGGCGATGTCCAGCATTCGCACGCGGACATTTCTTTGGCGCGTAAGCTGCTGGGTTATGAGCCAGGCGTGCGATTTGAGGAAGGGCTGAAAAAAACGGTAGACTGGTTCCGTTCAAGCCGATCTTCGTGA